The following are encoded in a window of Rubellicoccus peritrichatus genomic DNA:
- a CDS encoding PrsW family glutamic-type intramembrane protease, whose product MANTRSKVFRLSHSKRFLWRMAIGIILLGIFAGWAVHRYTGGVTVPMPEISFGDISFSEEDFVNQLNDTLTESLENPELSFTQKLDVLAASSEMDTPLDMEAIAEKAGFSKSQVEIAEALLQSLGSDQNEPGEALMKLAEKRPLIPDANYALALFWMSVDRVRMAAEAFEEEGTLASAEEARQRAVYAYLDIEDFAALDRLYETPEYHELLSGIMPSVRFDQAIKDRDWPRIIRWLVPSQYAGVAWPIYLVVLIVGAAWFTFLLHTIRAWWDWKLLLLCVIAVLLGAMSTWATILTIVWQHDFLGFERGEDVIGGLLYYIAGVGLREELLKLLFFLPLVPFLVRRKNRLEMLIVAGCVGLGFAIEENISYFHMTDAMSGPGRFLTANFLHVSMTGLIGLAFCQLVMDRGRSIDNFATVFGLIVFAHGLYNALISIPQFGELSFFGMVIYALLCLQMFRVLNYYRGTAAVTLSLTCVFTAGLSVVLATVLGYQISQLGLQPGFTMMMGSIIGLGVIIIMFFLQIDEAIQD is encoded by the coding sequence ATGGCTAATACCCGCAGTAAGGTTTTTCGTTTGTCGCACAGCAAGCGTTTCCTGTGGCGTATGGCGATTGGGATTATCCTGCTGGGTATCTTTGCAGGATGGGCGGTCCATCGTTATACTGGTGGCGTTACTGTTCCCATGCCTGAAATTAGCTTTGGTGATATCTCTTTTAGTGAGGAAGACTTCGTCAATCAGCTCAATGATACGCTGACGGAATCACTGGAGAATCCCGAACTTTCCTTCACTCAGAAGTTGGATGTTCTAGCAGCTTCATCCGAAATGGATACGCCTTTGGATATGGAGGCGATTGCGGAGAAGGCTGGATTCTCTAAATCGCAAGTTGAGATTGCTGAAGCTTTATTGCAGAGCCTTGGGTCGGATCAAAACGAGCCCGGTGAAGCGTTGATGAAGTTGGCGGAAAAACGCCCACTGATTCCGGATGCAAATTATGCATTGGCTCTTTTTTGGATGTCTGTGGACCGTGTCCGAATGGCAGCGGAGGCTTTTGAAGAAGAGGGGACTTTGGCCTCTGCGGAAGAGGCCCGGCAACGTGCTGTCTATGCTTATCTGGACATCGAAGACTTTGCTGCACTTGATCGGCTTTACGAAACTCCTGAATATCATGAGTTATTAAGTGGGATAATGCCATCTGTGCGCTTTGATCAGGCGATTAAGGACAGGGATTGGCCGCGTATTATCCGTTGGTTAGTTCCGTCTCAATACGCTGGAGTTGCATGGCCCATTTATCTCGTTGTTCTGATTGTGGGTGCAGCTTGGTTTACCTTTCTCCTGCACACGATTCGCGCATGGTGGGATTGGAAGCTGCTACTGTTGTGTGTTATTGCCGTGCTGCTTGGTGCTATGAGTACTTGGGCCACAATTCTGACTATCGTCTGGCAGCATGACTTTCTTGGTTTTGAGCGAGGTGAAGATGTGATCGGTGGTCTCCTTTACTACATTGCTGGTGTCGGGCTGCGTGAAGAACTGTTGAAGCTCCTGTTTTTTCTGCCATTGGTCCCTTTCCTTGTCCGTCGTAAAAACCGGTTGGAGATGCTGATTGTCGCAGGTTGTGTTGGCCTGGGCTTTGCGATCGAGGAAAATATCTCATATTTTCACATGACTGATGCCATGTCTGGCCCAGGACGCTTTCTTACGGCCAACTTTCTTCATGTTTCGATGACGGGCCTAATAGGTTTGGCGTTTTGTCAGCTAGTGATGGATCGCGGACGCAGCATTGATAACTTTGCCACTGTCTTTGGTTTGATTGTTTTTGCCCACGGTCTTTACAACGCTTTGATTTCAATACCTCAGTTTGGCGAATTAAGTTTCTTTGGCATGGTGATTTATGCGCTGCTCTGCCTGCAAATGTTTCGGGTGTTGAATTATTACCGTGGGACAGCTGCTGTCACCCTCAGCCTTACTTGTGTCTTCACTGCTGGCTTATCTGTCGTCTTGGCAACTGTATTGGGCTATCAAATTTCACAGCTTGGCTTGCAACCAGGCTTCACAATGATGATGGGTTCGATTATCGGGCTTGGTGTTATCATCATCATGTTCTTCCTGCAAATTGATGAAGCCATTCAAGATTGA
- a CDS encoding TatD family hydrolase yields the protein MELIDTHCHLAKSVQARKLNEVLANAAEAGVGRMITIGTSPEDWKLYAELAAAHPGQIYWTAGLHPSDVDKDFRDHLTALAPFWTEDPHPVAVGEIGLDYFRLPKDQDEAAKIKRYQYDAFRFQLDLALQFDMPVVVHSRASFDDCIKTIDASGFPWERVVFHCFAEGAEEMQRLNSRGGRGSFTGIVTFKNAEAMRQAVVEQGLEKLMVETDAPYLAPEPHRGKPCEPAMVRHTAEKCAVLLKVDPEALAERTTKNAEDFFNLNG from the coding sequence ATGGAATTAATCGACACGCATTGTCATCTCGCGAAGTCCGTCCAGGCACGAAAGCTGAATGAGGTTTTGGCAAACGCCGCTGAAGCTGGTGTTGGTCGTATGATTACGATTGGGACATCGCCGGAAGATTGGAAGCTCTATGCAGAGCTCGCTGCCGCTCATCCTGGGCAAATTTACTGGACCGCCGGCTTGCATCCCAGTGATGTAGATAAGGACTTTCGTGATCACCTGACTGCACTGGCCCCGTTTTGGACTGAGGATCCGCATCCTGTTGCGGTTGGGGAGATCGGATTGGATTATTTTCGTTTACCGAAAGATCAAGACGAGGCCGCTAAAATAAAACGCTACCAGTACGATGCTTTTCGTTTTCAACTAGATCTTGCTTTGCAATTCGATATGCCCGTCGTCGTGCATTCAAGGGCTTCATTTGACGACTGCATAAAAACGATTGATGCTTCCGGGTTTCCCTGGGAGCGAGTCGTTTTCCATTGCTTCGCGGAAGGAGCGGAAGAAATGCAACGCCTCAACTCACGAGGCGGCCGAGGCTCCTTTACCGGGATTGTTACTTTCAAAAATGCTGAGGCCATGAGGCAGGCAGTTGTTGAGCAAGGTTTGGAAAAGCTGATGGTTGAAACGGACGCACCTTATCTTGCTCCGGAGCCACATCGCGGAAAACCATGCGAACCTGCGATGGTAAGGCATACTGCGGAAAAGTGCGCTGTATTACTAAAAGTTGATCCCGAAGCATTGGCTGAACGGACAACGAAGAACGCAGAGGATTTCTTTAATCTCAATGGCTAA
- a CDS encoding LysR family transcriptional regulator, whose translation MEMHQLRYFVAVARLGNFTRAAEHCNVAQPSLSQQIRKLETSLDETLVHRLPGGKSVLTPAGELLYKRACRILSEVKAAEEELVDRRGVVSGQVRVGAIPTIAPFLLADAIYAFGQDYPDVTLVVQEMTTERLLEMLDRSELDFAVLSPPLDGGPWNTRELGVEPLYLAANRDNALLGKEAVSLGDIRDEDFILMSEGHCLTDQVERFCNRADFRPRVRFMSAQVETLKSLIRAGVGVSLLPAMAMDLNPHPEDMLRYASFTDPQPKRSVVFAWRPEFTLSQASVVFQDYLKKAFVARAERGKALIKHAIS comes from the coding sequence ATGGAAATGCATCAGCTTCGTTATTTTGTCGCAGTGGCTCGTCTGGGGAATTTTACCCGTGCGGCTGAGCATTGTAACGTGGCGCAGCCTTCTCTCTCCCAGCAAATCAGAAAGCTTGAGACGTCACTTGACGAAACACTGGTTCATCGACTGCCTGGCGGGAAGTCGGTACTTACTCCAGCAGGTGAGCTGCTTTACAAAAGGGCGTGTCGCATCTTGAGTGAGGTGAAGGCCGCTGAAGAAGAACTGGTTGACCGGCGAGGTGTTGTCAGCGGCCAGGTGCGGGTTGGTGCGATTCCAACTATTGCCCCCTTTCTTTTGGCAGATGCGATTTATGCGTTCGGCCAGGACTACCCGGATGTCACGCTGGTTGTGCAGGAAATGACGACAGAGCGTCTACTTGAAATGCTCGACCGGAGTGAGCTGGATTTCGCTGTCCTGAGTCCACCTTTGGATGGAGGTCCATGGAATACGCGCGAGCTTGGTGTGGAGCCGTTGTATTTGGCAGCAAATCGCGACAATGCCTTACTTGGAAAGGAGGCTGTTTCTTTGGGTGACATTCGCGACGAGGATTTTATCCTGATGAGCGAAGGACATTGCTTAACAGATCAAGTCGAGCGCTTTTGCAATCGAGCGGACTTTCGTCCGCGAGTGCGATTTATGAGCGCGCAGGTTGAGACTTTGAAGTCGCTGATTCGAGCCGGAGTTGGTGTTTCCCTGCTTCCTGCCATGGCGATGGATCTGAACCCTCATCCGGAAGACATGCTGCGCTATGCATCTTTCACAGATCCCCAGCCAAAGCGATCAGTCGTTTTTGCATGGCGGCCGGAGTTTACCTTGTCGCAAGCGAGTGTAGTTTTTCAGGACTACCTTAAGAAGGCATTTGTTGCCCGCGCTGAACGTGGAAAGGCTTTAATCAAGCACGCAATTTCCTAA
- a CDS encoding peroxiredoxin, giving the protein MSVLVGKKAPDFNAQAVVKGNIVEHFSLSQFHGEKYVVLFFYPKDFTFVCPTELIAFQDALGQFEERDVQVIGASTDTEFSHWAWVNTARDKGGIEGVEYPLVADTNKTISSAYDVLTADYDVDIDGNLVTSGECVAYRGLFLIDKEGIVRHQIVNDLPLGRSIDEAIRMVDALQHFEQYGEVCPMNWSKGKDAMTASHEGVATYLSK; this is encoded by the coding sequence ATGTCAGTTCTAGTAGGAAAAAAAGCACCCGATTTCAACGCCCAGGCGGTTGTTAAGGGTAATATCGTCGAACACTTCAGCCTCAGCCAGTTCCATGGCGAGAAGTATGTTGTGCTCTTCTTCTACCCGAAGGACTTCACTTTCGTTTGCCCAACCGAGCTCATCGCCTTCCAGGATGCACTTGGTCAGTTTGAAGAACGCGACGTTCAAGTCATTGGTGCCTCCACCGACACCGAGTTCTCTCACTGGGCCTGGGTCAACACCGCACGCGACAAAGGCGGCATCGAAGGTGTTGAATATCCGCTAGTTGCAGACACGAACAAAACCATTTCATCAGCTTATGATGTCCTCACCGCCGATTACGACGTCGATATCGACGGCAATCTCGTCACCAGTGGCGAATGTGTTGCTTACCGCGGCCTCTTCCTCATCGACAAGGAAGGCATTGTTCGCCACCAGATCGTAAATGATCTGCCACTTGGTCGCAGCATCGACGAGGCAATCCGCATGGTTGACGCTCTTCAGCACTTCGAACAGTACGGCGAAGTTTGCCCTATGAACTGGAGCAAAGGCAAAGATGCTATGACTGCCAGCCACGAAGGTGTTGCCACTTACCTCAGCAAATAA
- the trxB gene encoding thioredoxin-disulfide reductase has protein sequence MENVIILGTGCAGLTAAIYAARANLNPLLIEGKQPGGQLTTTSEVENFPGFPEGIDGFLLMDNLRKQATRFGARFENDIIESVDFSSPVKKLKGSKEYEAKTVIIATGASPRLLGIPGEQEMYGGKGVTTCATCDGAFYRDMEVIVVGGGDSATEEALFLTRFASKVTLLHRRDELRASKIMADRTIAHEKIEVKWSTVPEEVLADETGNMRAVRVKDLKTDETYEIDSKGFFIAIGHIPNTQPFAGVLKTDDDGYLVSDHPSGVLTNVEGVYLAGDCADHVYRQAITAAGMGCRASIEAERWLADNEAVFAEAALA, from the coding sequence ATGGAAAACGTAATTATACTCGGAACCGGCTGCGCTGGCCTTACGGCAGCCATTTATGCTGCACGCGCCAATCTAAACCCTTTGTTGATCGAAGGAAAACAGCCTGGCGGACAGCTCACAACGACCTCCGAGGTCGAGAACTTTCCAGGCTTTCCCGAAGGCATTGATGGCTTCCTCTTGATGGACAATCTCCGCAAACAGGCTACGCGCTTTGGTGCGCGCTTCGAAAACGATATTATCGAAAGTGTCGATTTTTCCAGTCCGGTCAAAAAGCTGAAGGGCTCAAAAGAATATGAAGCCAAGACCGTTATCATTGCGACTGGTGCCTCCCCTCGCCTCCTCGGCATCCCTGGTGAACAGGAAATGTACGGCGGCAAGGGTGTCACGACCTGCGCCACCTGTGACGGTGCGTTTTATCGCGACATGGAAGTGATCGTAGTTGGTGGAGGAGACTCGGCCACCGAAGAAGCACTTTTCCTGACGCGCTTCGCCTCAAAGGTCACGCTGCTTCACCGCCGTGACGAACTTCGCGCTTCCAAGATCATGGCTGACCGGACCATCGCCCATGAAAAGATCGAAGTGAAATGGAGCACTGTTCCGGAAGAAGTTCTGGCCGATGAAACCGGCAACATGCGTGCTGTTCGCGTTAAGGACCTCAAGACGGACGAAACCTACGAGATCGATTCGAAGGGTTTTTTCATCGCAATTGGTCATATTCCCAACACCCAGCCATTTGCCGGTGTGCTCAAGACAGACGATGATGGCTATCTCGTTTCAGATCACCCCAGTGGTGTTCTGACCAACGTCGAAGGCGTCTATCTGGCTGGAGATTGTGCTGACCATGTTTACCGTCAGGCCATCACCGCTGCCGGAATGGGTTGCCGCGCTTCAATCGAAGCCGAACGCTGGTTGGCAGACAACGAAGCCGTCTTCGCCGAAGCAGCTCTGGCTTAA
- a CDS encoding UDP-glucose 6-dehydrogenase, with the protein MKICCIGAGYVGGPTMAMIAHKCDDIQVTVVDINEKRIAAWNSDELPIFEPGLDDVVKHARGKNLFFTTEVDKGIREADIIFISVNTPTKTYGVGAGKAADLKYIELCARRIAEVAEDDKIVVEKSTLPVRTAESIRRILEGAGKSIKFQVLSNPEFLAEGTAVEDLEAPDRVLIGGEDSEAGDKAVQALVDVYAHWVPRERILTTNVWSSELSKLTANAFLAQRISSINAISELCEATGADVDQVAHAIGTDSRVGPKFLKSSVGFGGSCFQKDILNLVYLCEHFGLPEVAAYWEQVVHMNDHQKERFVKRIVRTLFNTVSGKKIAVLGFAFKKDTNDTRESPAIYVCRDLLREHAQVAIYDPKVNEESVLRDLEEVGTFEPDNGKRKHVSVYQDPYEAVKDAHAVVILTEWDEFRELDYQRIFDTMLKPAFIFDGRNILDLKELRKIGFEASGIGKP; encoded by the coding sequence ATGAAAATTTGTTGTATAGGTGCTGGTTATGTCGGAGGTCCGACTATGGCCATGATTGCCCATAAATGTGATGACATTCAAGTGACTGTTGTCGACATCAATGAGAAGCGTATTGCTGCATGGAATTCGGATGAATTGCCCATCTTTGAGCCAGGTCTGGACGATGTGGTAAAACATGCGAGAGGGAAGAATCTCTTTTTTACGACCGAGGTTGATAAAGGCATCCGTGAGGCGGATATTATCTTTATTTCGGTGAATACGCCAACCAAGACATACGGCGTTGGTGCGGGTAAGGCTGCAGACTTGAAGTACATTGAGCTCTGTGCACGGCGCATTGCTGAAGTCGCCGAGGATGATAAAATCGTGGTCGAGAAATCGACTTTACCAGTTCGAACTGCTGAGTCTATCAGGCGCATTCTCGAAGGAGCGGGCAAGTCGATCAAGTTTCAGGTTCTTTCCAATCCCGAGTTTCTGGCAGAGGGAACTGCGGTTGAGGATTTGGAAGCCCCGGATCGCGTTTTGATTGGTGGCGAAGATAGTGAAGCTGGTGACAAAGCCGTTCAGGCCTTGGTTGACGTTTATGCCCATTGGGTGCCTCGCGAGCGAATACTTACCACCAACGTTTGGTCGTCCGAATTGTCCAAGCTGACAGCAAATGCCTTTCTTGCCCAGCGCATTTCATCAATAAATGCGATCTCTGAGCTCTGCGAAGCAACCGGTGCCGATGTTGACCAGGTTGCGCATGCGATTGGCACCGATTCTCGTGTTGGCCCCAAATTTCTTAAAAGCTCAGTCGGTTTTGGGGGGTCTTGCTTTCAAAAAGACATTTTGAACCTGGTTTATCTGTGCGAGCACTTTGGCCTACCCGAGGTTGCAGCATATTGGGAGCAGGTCGTTCATATGAATGACCACCAAAAGGAGCGTTTTGTTAAGCGCATTGTCCGCACACTTTTCAACACCGTGTCTGGCAAAAAAATTGCAGTTCTGGGATTTGCTTTCAAGAAAGACACTAACGATACACGTGAGTCACCCGCGATCTATGTTTGTCGCGATTTGCTCCGGGAACATGCGCAGGTGGCAATTTATGATCCCAAAGTGAATGAGGAAAGCGTATTGCGTGACCTTGAAGAAGTTGGGACGTTCGAACCCGATAATGGTAAGCGTAAGCACGTATCAGTTTACCAAGATCCTTATGAGGCAGTTAAAGATGCACATGCAGTTGTAATTCTAACTGAGTGGGATGAATTTCGTGAACTCGATTACCAAAGAATCTTTGATACGATGTTGAAACCAGC